From one Bifidobacterium sp. WK012_4_13 genomic stretch:
- a CDS encoding carbohydrate ABC transporter permease, with translation MKLSRREVVANNVVLIAFSLFAVIPLVGVLLSSLTPSVENSGGFSIPKSLVFSNYGDAWTQGSFGSYLMSSVIVTVAVVALTAVLGIFAGFGFSRFRFRGSGILFGLIVIGMALPSEAFIIPLYFNLRDVGLTDSYWALILPQTAQSLGFAVFWMRNQFRAFPLEIIEAARLDGASDTRVLWQIMVPPMISQIGTMLLLVMMWTWNEFLIPLVMIVSTSRKTAPLGLASFQGQHLTNYSLLSAAGVMVAIPVVLIYFIMQKKFISGVAGGISLR, from the coding sequence ATGAAATTATCCAGAAGAGAAGTGGTTGCCAATAACGTGGTGCTGATTGCATTCTCTCTGTTCGCAGTGATACCGCTTGTCGGAGTGCTGCTCTCCTCGTTGACTCCATCGGTTGAGAATTCTGGTGGATTCAGCATTCCCAAGAGTCTGGTCTTCTCCAACTATGGGGATGCATGGACCCAGGGGAGCTTTGGCAGCTATCTGATGTCCAGCGTCATCGTCACCGTGGCCGTTGTCGCCCTTACCGCAGTGCTGGGCATATTCGCCGGATTCGGCTTCTCCCGCTTTCGCTTCCGCGGATCGGGAATTCTTTTCGGCCTCATCGTGATCGGCATGGCCCTTCCATCCGAAGCGTTCATCATACCGCTGTACTTCAATCTGCGGGATGTCGGACTTACTGACAGCTATTGGGCGTTGATTCTGCCTCAGACAGCACAGTCACTGGGATTCGCCGTTTTTTGGATGCGCAACCAATTCCGGGCATTCCCGCTTGAGATCATCGAGGCCGCCCGCCTGGACGGCGCCAGCGATACGCGTGTGCTCTGGCAGATAATGGTGCCGCCCATGATCTCACAGATTGGAACCATGCTGTTGCTGGTGATGATGTGGACGTGGAATGAATTCCTCATTCCTCTGGTCATGATCGTATCCACATCCAGAAAGACGGCACCTCTCGGACTTGCAAGCTTTCAGGGGCAGCATCTCACCAACTACTCGCTGCTCTCTGCGGCGGGTGTTATGGTCGCGATTCCGGTGGTCCTCATATACTTCATCATGCAGAAGAAGTTCATCAGCGGCGTCGCAGGGGGCATCTCGCTGCGGTAG
- a CDS encoding ABC-F family ATP-binding cassette domain-containing protein: protein MPVYDLGLEHVSLAFATTNVFTDVTQGVFEGDRIGIVGRNGGGKSTLLQLLAGQRQPDDGRVTRRNGLAFGLLDQRDPLDDSQTIREAALENRADYEWAADAASRDIVEALLGGLHLDTKIGELSGGQRRRADLARLLLHDWDILALDEPTNHLDIVTIHWLAEHLRNRWSNGSGALLLVTHDRWFLDEVCESMWEVHDGSIDPFEGGYSAYMLQRVERDRQTEVAETKRRNLARKELAWLTRGARARATKQKFHVKAANDLIADVPPMRNTLELRQMATSRLGKQVVDLKHVTQIYQESASRSDDSSAIPSPYAAPTVEASVKVTVDETVHDHASPSQTVDSMHGADGVSAAKTVTVTGRRILNDVTWLIGPGDRIGIVGANGAGKSTLLRILDGTLQPTKGNVKIGKTVRFAVLTQRLDELEKLGKYRIKEVLSRYKTSYVVDGKEVTPGQLMERLGFESAQLMTRIQDLSGGQKRRMQLLLILLDEPNVLVMDEPGNDLDTDMLAVMEDLLDTWPGTLIVVSHDRYLLERVTDQQYALFDGKVRHLPGGVDDYLRMVESGDSGGDADVSNGQAGNGSAASELGEDGESREDVKSREDVKAERVARREAAKRISAIERKMSKLEESKKKIEQQMANHDPADYEGLNKFNAQLESVTKENADLEDEWLTLSEEIA, encoded by the coding sequence ATGCCTGTTTATGACCTTGGATTAGAACACGTCTCCCTTGCCTTTGCCACCACAAATGTTTTCACTGATGTGACGCAGGGCGTTTTCGAAGGCGATAGGATCGGCATCGTCGGCCGCAATGGTGGCGGAAAATCAACGCTGCTGCAACTTCTCGCCGGTCAGCGGCAACCCGATGACGGTCGTGTGACCAGACGCAACGGGCTTGCATTCGGACTTCTTGACCAGCGAGATCCTCTTGACGACAGCCAGACCATCCGAGAGGCTGCGCTCGAGAATCGGGCTGACTATGAATGGGCTGCGGATGCTGCATCGCGCGACATCGTCGAGGCGCTTCTCGGCGGACTGCACCTGGACACGAAAATAGGAGAGCTTTCCGGCGGGCAAAGGCGGCGCGCTGATCTCGCCCGCCTGCTGCTTCACGATTGGGATATTCTCGCGCTTGACGAACCGACGAACCATTTGGATATCGTCACGATTCACTGGCTGGCCGAACACCTGAGGAACCGTTGGTCCAATGGCAGCGGAGCCCTGCTTCTGGTCACGCACGACCGTTGGTTCCTTGATGAGGTCTGCGAAAGCATGTGGGAGGTCCACGACGGCTCCATCGACCCCTTCGAGGGTGGGTACAGCGCATATATGCTTCAGCGGGTGGAACGCGACCGACAGACGGAAGTCGCCGAAACAAAGCGTCGCAATCTTGCGCGAAAGGAGCTTGCCTGGCTGACTCGCGGGGCAAGGGCCAGAGCCACCAAGCAGAAGTTCCATGTCAAGGCGGCGAACGATCTGATCGCTGACGTTCCACCCATGCGCAACACGCTTGAACTCAGACAGATGGCTACGTCCCGTCTTGGCAAGCAGGTAGTCGACCTGAAGCACGTCACTCAGATCTATCAGGAATCCGCAAGTCGGTCGGACGATTCCTCGGCGATACCATCGCCATACGCGGCGCCGACAGTGGAAGCCTCCGTGAAGGTCACCGTGGATGAGACGGTGCATGACCATGCATCCCCTTCGCAGACCGTGGATTCCATGCATGGCGCAGATGGGGTGTCCGCTGCGAAAACCGTTACCGTCACGGGCAGGCGCATCCTCAATGATGTGACATGGCTTATCGGTCCAGGTGACAGAATCGGCATCGTCGGGGCGAATGGGGCAGGAAAATCAACCCTGCTCCGCATACTCGACGGCACGCTTCAACCGACGAAGGGGAATGTCAAGATTGGCAAGACGGTGAGATTCGCAGTGCTTACCCAGCGGCTTGACGAACTCGAGAAGCTCGGCAAATACCGTATAAAAGAGGTGCTGAGCCGATACAAGACAAGCTATGTCGTCGATGGCAAGGAAGTCACGCCCGGCCAGCTGATGGAACGCCTTGGCTTCGAGTCCGCTCAGCTCATGACCCGCATTCAGGATCTTTCCGGAGGGCAGAAGCGCCGCATGCAGCTGCTGCTCATTCTGCTTGACGAGCCGAATGTGCTGGTCATGGACGAACCTGGCAACGATTTGGACACCGACATGCTCGCAGTCATGGAAGACCTGCTCGACACATGGCCTGGAACGCTGATAGTGGTCTCCCACGACAGATATCTGCTTGAACGGGTGACAGACCAGCAGTACGCCCTGTTCGATGGCAAGGTTCGTCACTTGCCTGGGGGAGTGGATGACTATCTTCGCATGGTCGAATCCGGGGACTCTGGCGGTGATGCTGATGTCTCCAATGGTCAGGCAGGAAATGGTTCCGCCGCATCGGAGCTTGGGGAAGACGGAGAGTCCCGTGAAGATGTCAAGTCCCGTGAAGACGTCAAGGCGGAACGCGTTGCAAGACGAGAAGCTGCGAAACGCATCTCGGCCATTGAAAGAAAAATGTCCAAATTGGAAGAGAGCAAGAAGAAGATCGAGCAGCAGATGGCCAATCACGATCCTGCCGATTATGAAGGTCTGAACAAATTCAATGCGCAACTTGAGTCCGTGACGAAGGAAAATGCCGATTTGGAAGACGAGTGGCTCACTTTAAGCGAAGAAATTGCCTGA
- a CDS encoding DeoR/GlpR family DNA-binding transcription regulator: protein MTALATHDQSVKELAESLHVSQSTIRRDLTRLEQQGLLERKYGGAVLARGSHANTTDTGEAEEPIDIDRAKDLELRRSMAKVAASLVRDNSTIILDIGSTTPLIALELRGRPITIITSSLAVLDQVRDDDAVDIILLGGVLRRNHQSLVGPLAEDAIHEMSADLMFLSCTGVKNNFVVDDMAVEAPIKRGLIRSADQTVLLAGENKFPGTGSLRLCDLDHIDTIITTSGTSESSLKNSRSGGRKVIVA, encoded by the coding sequence ATGACTGCCCTAGCCACGCACGACCAAAGCGTGAAGGAGCTTGCCGAATCATTGCATGTGAGTCAGTCGACCATCCGGCGCGACCTGACGCGACTCGAACAGCAGGGGCTGCTGGAGAGAAAGTATGGAGGGGCGGTCCTTGCGCGTGGAAGCCACGCCAACACAACCGATACCGGAGAAGCCGAAGAGCCGATCGACATCGACCGCGCGAAGGATCTGGAGCTTCGCCGGAGCATGGCAAAGGTGGCAGCCTCTCTGGTAAGGGACAACAGCACGATCATCCTCGACATCGGTTCCACGACGCCACTGATCGCACTCGAGCTGCGCGGCAGACCCATAACCATCATCACGTCAAGCCTGGCGGTCCTCGATCAGGTCCGGGATGATGACGCCGTCGACATCATTCTGCTGGGAGGAGTCCTGCGCAGGAATCACCAGTCGCTTGTGGGCCCGCTTGCCGAAGACGCCATCCACGAGATGAGCGCCGACCTGATGTTTCTCAGCTGCACCGGAGTCAAGAACAACTTCGTCGTCGATGACATGGCAGTCGAGGCACCCATCAAACGCGGTCTCATACGATCCGCAGATCAGACAGTCCTGCTCGCGGGCGAGAACAAGTTCCCCGGGACGGGAAGTCTGCGTCTCTGCGATCTCGATCACATCGACACCATCATCACTACCAGCGGAACATCCGAATCATCGTTGAAAAACAGCCGCAGCGGCGGCAGAAAGGTCATTGTCGCATGA
- the ilvN gene encoding acetolactate synthase small subunit encodes MVNYPVSQIGSGRHTLSVLVENRPGVLARVAGLFARRAFNINSLSVSPTERDDISRITVTADVEAVPLEQVIKQLNKLLHVLKIVELDPENTVERELVLIKVSANERNRSDVLEIVKLFRVRVVDVHPESLTIEATGAGGKLDALLGLLQNYGIIELVRSGSVAMTRGPKALSEKVVGSTVTGR; translated from the coding sequence ATGGTGAATTATCCAGTGTCACAGATTGGCTCAGGCCGCCATACGCTTTCCGTGCTCGTCGAGAACCGTCCAGGCGTGCTCGCACGCGTTGCCGGACTCTTTGCACGCCGCGCCTTCAACATCAACTCGCTTTCAGTCTCTCCGACGGAACGCGATGACATCTCTCGCATCACGGTCACGGCGGATGTGGAGGCCGTTCCTTTGGAACAAGTCATCAAGCAACTGAACAAGCTGCTGCACGTGCTGAAGATCGTCGAACTCGACCCAGAAAACACCGTCGAGCGAGAGCTGGTGCTGATCAAGGTCTCGGCGAACGAACGCAACCGCTCCGACGTCTTGGAGATAGTGAAGCTCTTCCGCGTGCGCGTGGTCGACGTGCATCCCGAATCGCTCACGATTGAGGCGACCGGCGCTGGCGGCAAGCTCGATGCGCTGCTTGGGCTGCTTCAGAACTATGGCATCATCGAACTGGTACGTTCCGGATCCGTCGCCATGACGCGCGGACCGAAGGCATTGAGCGAAAAGGTCGTCGGCTCGACGGTCACTGGCCGCTGA
- a CDS encoding carbohydrate kinase family protein, giving the protein MMDSTSVDVLVTGDVYSDLIFSGVKIPRQGTETFAQNFTISPGGAANRAVASARIGADTALLSAMGDDPIGSIVRQMLSTENNLDMTQTRCLTGVTNPVSAAITNGSDRSFVTFHTDNPQPVWNPVRSVRTVMLPAEEEVPDWAHRLHEDGTTLFASVGWDPTGEWSDSLLQRLRSFDVLMLNDAEAKGYSHRDDLNEALEIFSEVVPTTVITLGSGGAMAASADGRSAIPGIAVDAKDPTGAGDIFSAAFMAGTAWNWPIDDCLQLASACAAYSVTQPGGAVSAPRRDQLSEFLDAHHCNDEDWSRLLSWADSRDRPLDLSPDNSSSPNNN; this is encoded by the coding sequence ATGATGGACTCAACTTCTGTGGATGTTTTGGTAACGGGGGACGTTTACAGCGATCTCATATTCTCCGGTGTGAAAATTCCTCGTCAGGGAACGGAGACATTCGCACAGAACTTCACCATATCCCCAGGGGGAGCTGCCAACAGGGCTGTTGCAAGCGCGCGCATCGGTGCAGATACCGCGTTGCTCAGCGCCATGGGGGACGATCCGATAGGAAGCATTGTCAGGCAGATGCTCAGCACGGAGAACAACCTCGACATGACGCAGACGCGGTGTCTGACGGGTGTCACGAATCCCGTCAGCGCTGCGATAACCAATGGGTCTGACCGGTCGTTCGTCACATTCCATACCGACAATCCGCAGCCAGTCTGGAATCCGGTCAGGAGCGTCAGGACTGTGATGCTTCCGGCGGAGGAGGAGGTTCCCGATTGGGCGCATCGACTGCATGAAGACGGAACGACGCTCTTCGCAAGCGTCGGATGGGATCCAACTGGCGAGTGGTCGGATTCCCTGCTGCAGCGATTGCGGTCCTTCGATGTGCTGATGCTCAATGATGCGGAAGCCAAAGGCTACTCGCATCGTGATGACTTGAATGAGGCGCTTGAAATATTTTCCGAAGTAGTCCCCACCACAGTCATAACCCTCGGGTCTGGAGGGGCGATGGCGGCATCGGCTGACGGACGGTCTGCCATCCCAGGGATTGCTGTCGATGCCAAGGATCCTACGGGTGCCGGCGACATCTTCAGCGCAGCTTTCATGGCGGGAACGGCATGGAACTGGCCGATTGACGACTGTCTGCAGCTGGCATCCGCCTGCGCCGCATACTCCGTCACCCAGCCAGGCGGCGCGGTGAGCGCGCCCCGACGCGATCAGCTTTCGGAATTCCTCGACGCTCACCATTGCAATGACGAGGATTGGTCCAGGCTCTTGAGCTGGGCGGATTCGAGGGACCGACCGTTGGATTTGTCACCTGATAACAGCTCGTCACCTAATAACAACTAA
- a CDS encoding 6-phospho-beta-glucosidase, with the protein MKLAILGGGGFRTPFVWQALIRDMGTPRVDHVTLYDISESRLGIIENILKELSQGFDDVPTLTVTTNLKEALEGADFIFAAIREGGLEGRCCDEHVALDHNVLGQETTGPGGIAYAIRTVPIMLHIAQLVKEVAPQAFFINFTNPAGIITEAMQSVLGDRVVGICDTPSELGRRVAGILGVDHASIQMDYVGLNHLGWMRRVVSNGKDVLPELLAQDTLLDKMEESKIFGKDWIRELGAVPNEYLYYYYDNKDAVRRIIESPQTRGDYLLKTQTAFYRHAGTDLPNATQIWWNTVDARNASYMAEALGGVQGAPTTQRDNDIDPSQLGYAGVALAVMAAISRNERQTMILNVRNSGTVHAMPDDAVVEVPTLVDGNGVHPLSLYAQPDLHQLGLMQQVKSVERHAILAATEHSTHEALLAFGLHPLVDSISIAHDLLEGYTQAIPGVARALSKEH; encoded by the coding sequence ATGAAACTTGCAATTCTAGGAGGCGGTGGATTCCGCACGCCATTCGTCTGGCAGGCGCTAATCCGTGACATGGGCACACCGCGAGTCGACCACGTCACGCTCTATGACATCAGCGAATCCCGGCTTGGCATCATCGAAAACATTCTGAAGGAGCTGTCCCAAGGCTTCGACGATGTTCCCACGCTTACCGTCACGACCAATCTCAAGGAAGCCTTGGAAGGTGCCGACTTCATATTCGCAGCGATCCGTGAGGGCGGGCTGGAAGGACGCTGCTGCGACGAACACGTGGCCCTGGACCACAACGTCCTGGGCCAAGAGACGACAGGTCCTGGCGGCATAGCCTATGCGATACGAACGGTGCCGATCATGCTGCACATCGCGCAACTGGTCAAGGAAGTCGCACCTCAGGCATTCTTCATCAACTTCACCAACCCCGCCGGAATCATAACAGAGGCGATGCAGTCCGTGCTCGGAGATCGCGTCGTTGGAATCTGTGACACACCATCGGAGCTGGGTCGACGCGTGGCGGGAATCCTGGGGGTCGACCATGCCAGCATCCAAATGGATTACGTAGGGCTCAATCATTTAGGGTGGATGCGCCGCGTCGTCTCGAACGGCAAGGATGTGCTGCCCGAACTTCTGGCGCAGGACACCCTGCTCGACAAGATGGAAGAGTCAAAGATATTCGGCAAAGACTGGATACGCGAGCTGGGCGCCGTGCCGAACGAATATCTCTATTATTACTATGACAATAAGGATGCCGTCCGGCGAATCATAGAATCGCCACAGACTCGCGGCGACTATCTGCTCAAGACCCAGACTGCCTTCTATCGGCATGCCGGCACTGATCTGCCGAATGCCACTCAGATTTGGTGGAATACCGTCGACGCCCGCAATGCCAGCTATATGGCAGAGGCGTTGGGGGGCGTCCAGGGTGCTCCCACAACTCAGAGAGACAACGACATCGACCCCTCGCAGCTTGGCTACGCAGGCGTCGCCCTTGCGGTCATGGCAGCCATAAGCAGAAACGAACGGCAGACCATGATTCTCAACGTTCGCAACAGCGGGACCGTTCACGCAATGCCGGACGATGCCGTGGTTGAGGTCCCCACGCTTGTGGATGGCAATGGAGTTCACCCTCTGTCACTCTATGCGCAGCCAGACCTGCATCAGCTTGGTCTGATGCAGCAGGTCAAGTCAGTGGAGCGCCACGCGATTCTTGCTGCAACCGAACATTCAACGCACGAGGCTCTGCTTGCCTTCGGCCTTCATCCTCTTGTGGATTCGATCTCTATCGCACATGATTTGCTGGAAGGCTATACGCAAGCCATTCCAGGCGTCGCTAGAGCACTGAGCAAAGAGCACTGA
- a CDS encoding carbohydrate ABC transporter permease has translation MTRDDESGDGRSVQPGLAASNEEYDEKKLRGSRFRSIIAPYLYVAPAFVVFAAFLGWQLVQTAEYSLFDWDGLGASTFVGLSNYLETFQDPEIRSSFIHALVLTLFYAGIPVIVALILTVLISRSSKMKVMSFYRTVLFLPQVISSVVVATIWVSMYSQNGFINQILNAFHLGGLTHAWLGDYSTALIAIGVVGTWTNMGLCLVLFLSGVGNIEPELFEAVRLDGANKWQEFFAITLPELRGQISVALTLTVISAFKTFDLVFVTTRGGPGNSTSVPAWEAYNRAFNTGQVGLASAVAVVLTVLIVIITWAIGRIDAKETA, from the coding sequence ATGACTCGAGATGACGAATCAGGTGACGGCAGGTCAGTGCAGCCAGGCCTGGCAGCGAGCAACGAGGAGTATGACGAGAAAAAGCTAAGGGGCAGCAGGTTCAGATCGATCATCGCGCCGTATCTCTATGTCGCGCCTGCCTTCGTGGTTTTCGCCGCATTCCTGGGATGGCAGCTTGTGCAGACAGCCGAATATTCGCTATTCGACTGGGATGGCTTGGGCGCATCGACATTCGTCGGACTGTCGAACTATCTCGAGACGTTTCAGGATCCTGAGATCAGGAGCTCCTTCATCCATGCCCTGGTGCTGACTCTGTTCTATGCCGGAATTCCAGTGATCGTTGCGTTGATACTGACGGTGCTGATTTCTCGTTCGTCCAAGATGAAGGTGATGTCGTTCTATAGGACGGTCCTGTTCCTGCCACAGGTCATCTCATCGGTGGTCGTCGCGACGATATGGGTCTCCATGTATTCCCAGAACGGCTTCATCAATCAGATTCTCAATGCGTTTCATCTTGGCGGTCTCACGCATGCCTGGCTGGGGGATTATTCCACGGCCCTGATTGCGATCGGAGTCGTAGGGACATGGACCAACATGGGCCTGTGCCTGGTGCTGTTCCTTTCGGGAGTCGGAAACATCGAACCGGAGCTTTTTGAGGCGGTGCGGCTGGACGGTGCGAACAAGTGGCAGGAGTTCTTTGCCATTACCCTGCCTGAGCTGAGAGGACAGATCTCGGTTGCGCTGACGCTGACGGTCATCTCGGCATTCAAGACATTCGATCTTGTGTTCGTCACGACGCGAGGAGGTCCAGGCAACAGCACATCCGTGCCGGCATGGGAGGCATATAACAGAGCGTTCAATACCGGGCAGGTGGGCTTGGCGTCGGCGGTCGCCGTGGTCCTGACCGTGCTGATCGTAATCATCACCTGGGCAATCGGCCGCATCGATGCGAAGGAGACAGCATGA
- a CDS encoding extracellular solute-binding protein encodes MKKSRMRLMAIVSMASSLMLTIAACGPGASTASQTKLGDVSKDVASAGKVTLVVWDQNTDGGMPQAQKELNAEFQKKYPNVTIKRNSQSFSDLKTTLKLALSSNNPPDVVQANQGYPDMGAFIQAGMIRPVDDYAKLYDWSSYYPSKLLKLNSFSKDGKTWQGKSLYGISQTGELVGVYYNKTLMNQLGLKPPTTITELQSEMAVAKKAGIQPLSFGDLDKYPGIHLFGFVQSAMAGSTYVNDLVKGSSGSWTSSATVKAATTIQNWVEKGYITQDANGVSADSAASDFASGKALFNVNGTWQQQTYAAAMGNTNVGFVTMDTKDGKPSAMGGEGLAWAITSKSKHPDVAAAYIDFVNTSHAAQVLLKTGNLPSVLPSSYEPEKSTLAASIATQYRKVQKADGVVPYLDYTTSTFYDTLTAGMQNLIARQSTPTEFTGELQKDYASFLDKQ; translated from the coding sequence ATGAAAAAGAGTCGAATGAGGCTTATGGCCATCGTTTCCATGGCTTCCAGCCTGATGCTTACCATCGCTGCGTGCGGCCCAGGTGCATCGACGGCAAGCCAGACGAAGCTGGGCGATGTGTCGAAGGATGTCGCTTCGGCCGGCAAGGTCACTCTTGTCGTCTGGGACCAGAACACCGACGGTGGAATGCCTCAGGCCCAGAAAGAATTGAATGCCGAGTTCCAGAAGAAATATCCGAATGTGACGATAAAACGCAATTCCCAGTCATTCAGCGATTTGAAGACCACCCTGAAGCTTGCACTCTCTTCGAACAATCCACCCGACGTGGTCCAGGCGAATCAGGGCTACCCCGACATGGGCGCCTTCATCCAGGCGGGGATGATACGGCCAGTCGATGACTATGCAAAGCTGTATGACTGGTCATCGTACTATCCGAGCAAACTGCTGAAGCTCAACAGTTTCAGCAAGGATGGGAAAACATGGCAGGGCAAGAGCCTCTATGGAATCTCCCAGACCGGCGAGCTCGTCGGAGTATATTACAACAAGACGCTCATGAATCAGCTCGGGCTGAAGCCACCGACCACCATCACCGAGCTTCAAAGTGAAATGGCAGTTGCCAAGAAGGCGGGAATACAGCCCCTGTCCTTTGGAGACCTCGACAAATACCCCGGCATCCATCTCTTTGGCTTCGTCCAGTCCGCAATGGCTGGGTCCACCTATGTCAACGATCTTGTCAAAGGCTCCTCCGGGTCCTGGACCAGTTCGGCAACTGTCAAGGCTGCCACGACTATCCAGAATTGGGTCGAGAAGGGATACATAACGCAGGACGCCAACGGTGTATCTGCGGATAGCGCTGCCTCTGACTTCGCATCCGGAAAGGCCCTGTTCAACGTGAATGGCACCTGGCAGCAGCAGACGTACGCAGCGGCGATGGGGAACACCAATGTTGGATTCGTCACCATGGACACGAAGGATGGCAAGCCATCTGCAATGGGCGGCGAAGGCCTGGCCTGGGCGATAACCTCGAAATCCAAGCATCCTGACGTTGCGGCGGCATACATCGACTTCGTGAATACGAGCCATGCCGCGCAGGTGCTGCTCAAGACCGGCAACCTGCCTTCCGTGCTTCCCTCAAGCTATGAGCCCGAAAAATCGACGCTGGCGGCGAGCATCGCGACTCAGTATCGCAAGGTGCAGAAGGCTGACGGCGTCGTCCCCTATCTTGACTACACCACATCGACCTTCTATGACACGTTGACCGCAGGAATGCAGAACCTCATAGCCCGGCAATCCACCCCAACCGAATTCACCGGTGAGCTGCAGAAGGACTATGCCTCCTTCCTGGACAAGCAATAG